A single region of the Pontibacter kalidii genome encodes:
- a CDS encoding tetratricopeptide repeat protein: protein MKKIILSVLAVLATTTQLLAQQKNQVEETYARALQLYEQQQTEAAVSEFEKVITLNPRHKDAMYNLAVINLGLGNKGKAVELLQACVRLRDRDAANLLKEQLQQKIAYADTMFFEDVDVMPKVVVNAIHEDVLDGKGLNKAVEKSILSELKKSKLLRKQFGTGTMLPLSLYFGKDGRLNAEILGTKKSEAAQLEITEAFNRAIQIVPGKHEGKEVVVWGLTLPVTL, encoded by the coding sequence ATGAAGAAAATTATACTTTCAGTTTTAGCAGTACTTGCTACTACAACCCAACTTCTTGCCCAACAGAAAAATCAAGTTGAAGAAACCTACGCACGTGCACTCCAGCTTTATGAGCAGCAGCAAACTGAAGCCGCTGTCTCTGAGTTCGAGAAGGTAATCACACTAAACCCGAGGCACAAAGACGCAATGTATAATTTGGCGGTAATCAATCTTGGTCTTGGTAACAAAGGTAAAGCAGTTGAGCTTCTGCAAGCTTGTGTAAGGTTACGTGATAGAGATGCTGCTAATCTTTTGAAGGAGCAGTTACAGCAGAAGATTGCTTATGCCGACACAATGTTTTTTGAGGATGTGGATGTAATGCCAAAGGTAGTGGTGAACGCTATTCATGAGGATGTGTTAGACGGCAAAGGCTTGAACAAGGCGGTTGAGAAGTCAATACTCAGCGAGCTAAAAAAGTCAAAGTTGCTTCGAAAGCAATTCGGAACGGGCACCATGCTCCCTCTGTCCTTATACTTCGGGAAGGACGGAAGGCTTAATGCTGAGATATTGGGTACAAAAAAAAGTGAAGCCGCTCAACTAGAGATCACAGAAGCGTTCAATAGGGCAATCCAGATTGTCCCTGGCAAACATGAAGGTAAAGAAGTTGTTGTTTGGGGCCTGACACTACCAGTTACCCTGTAA